A region from the Coffea eugenioides isolate CCC68of chromosome 9, Ceug_1.0, whole genome shotgun sequence genome encodes:
- the LOC113783831 gene encoding cytokinin riboside 5'-monophosphate phosphoribohydrolase LOG5, with product MEQKVVARSRFKRVCVFCGSSSGKRECYRDAALELGQELVARKMDLVYGGGSIGLMGLVSQAVHNGGGHVLGIIPKPLMGKEKTGETIGEVRPVAGMHQRKAEMARHSECFIALPGGYGTLEELLEVITWAQLGIHDKPVGLLNVDGYYDFLLTFIDKAVDDGFIKPSQRHIFVSAPNAKDLVQKLEEYVPVHDESIAKVKWEGEQQQQQQQQ from the exons ATGGAACAAAAAGTTGTTGCCAGATCAAGGTTCAAGAGAGTATGTGTGTTTTGTGGGAGCAGTTCTGGGAAGAGAGAATGCTATAGAGATGCCGCACTTGAGTTGGGCCAGGAGCTG GTGGCAAGAAAAATGGACCTTGTATATGGCGGGGGAAGCATTGGGTTAATGGGTTTGGTTTCACAAGCTGTTCACAATGGAGGCGGCCACGTTCTCGG GATCATACCCAAACCCCTGATGGGCAAAGAG AAAACTGGGGAAACAATTGGAGAAGTGAGACCGGTGGCTGGTATGCATCAGAGAAAGGCTGAGATGGCCCGCCATTCTGAATGCTTCATAGCCTTACCAG GTGGGTACGGCACTCTGGAAGAGCTATTGGAAGTCATCACATGGGCACAGTTGGGTATTCATGATAAGCCG GTGGGATTACTAAATGTTGATGGTTATTACGACTTCCTCCTCACCTTCATTGATAAAGCCGTGGATGATGGCTTCATCAAGCCTTCTCAGCGTCATATCTTCGTCTCCGCCCCTAACGCCAAAGACTTGGTTCAGAAACTGGAG GAATACGTGCCAGTGCACGATGAAAGCATTGCTAAGGTGAAGTGGGAGGgagagcagcagcagcagcagcagcagcaataA
- the LOC113783123 gene encoding expansin-like A2, translating into MPAVVDLACLLCLLLLISSSSTATACDRCVHRTKAAFFNKASALQSGACGYGSMATSFNAGHLAAAVPAIYKDGAGCGACFQIRCKNTQLCTKQGAKVIVTDLNKNNNETDFVLSSRAFRAMAVQGKDQDILKLGILDVEYKRVPCDYGRNLGIRVEESSQKRNNYLAIKFLYQGGQTEIVGVDVAQVDSPNWTFMSRNYGAVWDSSRVPGGALQLRVVVTAGYDGKFVWAKNALPADWKNGMVYDSGVQITDVAQEGCSPCDDGSWPATARLI; encoded by the exons ATGCCTGCAGTCGTCGACCTTGCTTGTTTATTATGTCTGTTGCTTCTCATATCCTCCTCCTCTACGGCCACAGCTTGTGATCGCTGCGTCCACCGCACCAAAGCTGCTTTCTTCAACAAAGCATCTGCACTTCAAT CTGGTGCTTGTGGGTATGGCTCAATGGCCACAAGTTTCAACGCTGGCCATCTTGCGGCTGCTGTTCCTGCCATTTACAAAGATGGAGCAGGTTGCGGTGCATGTTTTCAG ATAAGATGCAAGAACACACAGCTCTGTACCAAGCAAGGGGCCAAGGTGATCGTCACCGATcttaataaaaacaataatgaGACGGATTTTGTGCTTAGCAGCAGAGCTTTCAGGGCCATGGCTGTGCAGGGCAAGGATCAAGACATTTTGAAGCTTGGCATCCTTGACGTCGAATACAAGAG GGTTCCTTGTGATTACGGAAGGAATCTGGGCATTCGCGTGGAAGAATCAAGCCAGAAGCGTAATAATTATCTAGCCATTAAGTTCTTGTACCAAGGTGGCCAGACGGAGATCGTGGGTGTTGATGTGGCTCAG GTTGATTCACCAAACTGGACTTTCATGAGCCGAAACTACGGCGCTGTCTGGGATAGCAGCAGAGTTCCAGGCGGGGCGTTGCAGCTCCGGGTGGTGGTGACGGCTGGCTACGATGGCAAGTTTGTGTGGGCTAAAAATGCGTTACCTGCGGATTGGAAGAATGGGATGGTCTACGATTCCGGTGTCCAGATCACTGATGTTGCTCAAGAGGGTTGTTCTCCTTGTGATGATGGAAGCTGGCCAGCCACCGCCCGTTTAATATAA